A stretch of the Mycolicibacterium celeriflavum genome encodes the following:
- the cmrA gene encoding mycolate reductase (Catalyzes the final step in mycolic acid biosynthesis.) yields MSVPAPSADARAVVTGASQNIGEALAAELAARGHHLIITARREDVLRALADRLSEQYGVTVEVRPVDLADPTERTKLCDELATRNISILCANAGTATFGPVASLDPADEKAQVQLNVLGVHDLVLAVLPGMVERKAGGILISGSAAGNSPIPNNATYAATKAFVNTFSESLRGELKRAGVHVTVLAPGPVRETLPSDEEQSLVEKLIPDFLWISTQYTAKQSLDALERNKMRVVPGVTSKAMSVAAGYTPRAIVTPIVGAVYKKLGGG; encoded by the coding sequence ATGTCAGTACCCGCTCCCAGCGCCGATGCCCGTGCAGTGGTCACCGGCGCATCACAGAACATCGGCGAAGCGCTGGCCGCCGAGCTCGCCGCCCGTGGACACCACCTGATCATCACCGCCCGCCGCGAGGATGTCCTGCGAGCGCTTGCGGACCGGCTCAGCGAGCAGTACGGCGTGACGGTCGAGGTGCGACCCGTCGACCTGGCCGACCCGACCGAACGCACCAAGCTGTGTGACGAGCTGGCCACCCGCAACATCTCGATCCTGTGCGCGAACGCCGGAACCGCGACGTTCGGCCCCGTGGCATCGCTGGACCCGGCGGACGAGAAGGCGCAGGTTCAGCTGAACGTGCTGGGCGTGCACGATCTGGTCCTCGCCGTACTGCCCGGGATGGTAGAGCGCAAGGCCGGCGGCATCCTGATTTCGGGCTCGGCGGCCGGAAATTCGCCGATTCCCAACAATGCGACCTATGCGGCGACGAAGGCGTTCGTCAACACCTTCAGCGAGTCGCTGCGCGGTGAGCTCAAGCGTGCCGGCGTGCACGTGACCGTGCTCGCCCCGGGCCCCGTTCGCGAGACGCTGCCTTCCGACGAGGAGCAGTCGCTGGTGGAGAAGCTGATTCCCGACTTCTTGTGGATCTCGACGCAGTACACCGCCAAACAGTCGCTGGATGCGTTGGAGCGCAACAAGATGCGCGTCGTACCCGGCGTGACGTCCAAGGCGATGTCGGTGGCAGCGGGGTACACACCTCGGGCGATCGTGACGCCGATCGTCGGCGCCGTCTACAAGAAACTCGGCGGCGGATAA
- a CDS encoding helicase HerA-like domain-containing protein, whose product MTTEPTATPAQQIAAGYAGEGAALELGGVVVDGTCDPAAQVRIPLATVNRHGLIAGATGTGKTKSLQVLAEQLSAAGVPCVMADVKGDLSGLSRPGEADENIESRAKDTGDAWTPTTYPVEFLSLGTTGIGVPVRATISSFGPILLSKVLELNATQEATLGLIFHWADQKGLSLLDLKDLRAVIQYLTSDEGKPELKALGAVSKTTAGVILRALVNLEAEGGDTFFGEPELEPDDLLRVDDQGRGIISLLELGSQGARPVMFSTFLMWVLADLFSTLPEVGDLDKPKLVFFFDEAHLLFADASKAFLEQVERTVKLIRSKGVGVFFCTQLPTDVPNDVLSQLGARVQHALRAFTPDDEKALSKTVRTYPKTDVYELKSALTSLGIGEAIVTVLSEKGAPTPVAWTRMRAPRSLMDTIGPEAITAAAKASPLQAEYGQTIDRESAYERLNAKLAAPEPPADDALPPPLPPDVGGATASGEVRSRDTAEPGMLEKMLSSPAFKSAMRSAGTVIGREITRSIFGTGRRRSRRRR is encoded by the coding sequence ATGACCACTGAGCCGACCGCCACTCCCGCACAGCAGATCGCCGCAGGTTATGCCGGCGAAGGCGCGGCGCTGGAGCTCGGCGGCGTCGTCGTCGACGGCACCTGTGACCCGGCCGCGCAGGTCCGCATTCCGTTGGCCACCGTCAACCGTCACGGGCTGATCGCGGGTGCCACGGGCACCGGCAAGACCAAGTCGCTGCAGGTACTCGCCGAACAGCTCTCAGCCGCGGGCGTGCCGTGCGTGATGGCCGACGTGAAGGGTGACCTGTCGGGGCTGTCGCGGCCCGGTGAGGCCGACGAGAACATCGAGTCGAGGGCCAAAGACACCGGTGACGCTTGGACGCCGACGACCTATCCGGTCGAGTTCCTGTCGCTGGGCACGACGGGGATCGGTGTCCCGGTGCGCGCGACGATCTCCAGCTTCGGGCCGATCCTGCTGTCGAAGGTGCTCGAGCTCAACGCGACCCAGGAGGCGACGCTGGGCCTGATCTTTCACTGGGCAGATCAGAAGGGGCTCTCGCTGCTGGACCTCAAGGACCTGCGCGCCGTCATCCAGTACCTCACCAGCGACGAGGGCAAACCGGAGCTGAAGGCGCTCGGCGCGGTGTCCAAAACGACGGCGGGCGTGATCCTGCGAGCGCTGGTGAACCTGGAGGCCGAGGGCGGCGACACGTTCTTCGGAGAGCCCGAGCTGGAACCCGACGATCTGTTGCGGGTCGACGATCAAGGGCGCGGCATCATCTCGCTGCTCGAGCTCGGCAGTCAGGGCGCGCGACCCGTGATGTTTTCGACGTTCCTGATGTGGGTGCTCGCCGATCTGTTCTCGACGCTGCCCGAGGTCGGCGACCTCGACAAACCCAAGCTGGTGTTCTTCTTCGACGAAGCTCATCTGCTTTTCGCCGACGCCTCCAAGGCGTTCCTCGAGCAGGTCGAGCGGACAGTGAAGCTCATCCGGTCGAAGGGCGTCGGCGTGTTCTTCTGCACCCAGTTGCCGACCGACGTGCCCAACGATGTGCTCTCCCAGTTGGGTGCACGAGTTCAGCACGCGCTGCGGGCGTTCACGCCGGACGACGAGAAGGCGCTGTCCAAAACCGTGCGCACGTACCCCAAAACCGATGTGTACGAGCTGAAGTCGGCACTGACTTCGCTCGGAATCGGCGAGGCCATCGTCACGGTGCTCTCGGAGAAGGGCGCTCCGACGCCGGTGGCGTGGACGCGGATGCGTGCCCCGCGGTCGCTGATGGACACCATCGGACCGGAGGCGATCACCGCGGCGGCGAAAGCCAGTCCGCTGCAAGCGGAATACGGCCAGACCATCGACCGCGAGTCCGCCTACGAACGACTCAACGCCAAGCTGGCAGCCCCGGAACCGCCCGCCGACGACGCGTTACCGCCGCCGTTGCCACCGGATGTCGGCGGGGCGACCGCCTCGGGTGAGGTGCGCTCGCGCGACACCGCCGAACCCGGGATGCTGGAGAAGATGTTGAGCAGTCCCGCGTTCAAGAGCGCAATGCGCTCGGCGGGCACGGTGATCGGTCGTGAGATCACTCGCAGTATCTTCGGCACCGGCCGCCGGCGCAGCCGCCGTCGCCGCTGA